Below is a genomic region from Gemmatimonadaceae bacterium.
GACATGACGCGCGAGCCCTGTGGCGGAGGTTGTTCTACAACGATAGGTTACGCTGTTGGAAAGCGCGAGGGGCGCGGCCGCTGGGCGTGCAAGAACAAGGCCCGCGGCGCGAACGAATCTCGTCGTTCCGGAAGCCCGCGCGCGCGTGACGGACACCGACTTTCCGACGCACCCGATGATCGAACAGACAGCTCCACCGTCCTCGCCCCCATCGTCGAACGGGGACGCGCTCACACTCACCCTTCCCGACGGCTCGACGCGGCACGTGTCGCGGGGCACGCTCCCCGCCGACGTCGTGCGGTCGATCGGCGAGCGACTGTTGCAAGCGGCCGTCGCCGTGGAAGTGGACGGCCAGATTCAGGATCTCGCCACGCCGTTGCGCGCCGGCGGCTCGTTTCGCGTTCTCACCGATCGCGACGCGACGTCGTTGAGCGTGCTCCGGCATTCCGCGGCGCACATGCTGGCCACGGCCGTCAGACGTCTGCGTCCGGACGCGAAGATCGGCTTCGGGCCGGCCATCGACGACGGCTTCTATTACGACTTCGAAGTCGCCGAGCCGTTCACGCCCGAGGACCTCGCCTCGTTCGAGAACGAGATGCGGAAGGTCTCGGCCGAGAAATACCCCTTCGTTCGCGAAGAGGTGAACCGCGCCGAAGCCCAGCGCCGTTTCGTCGACGATCCGCTCAAGCTCGAGCGGTTGTCCGAGCTGCGCGACGACGAGATCATCTCGACGTACACCGACGGTCCGTTCATCGACCTCTGTCGCGGCCCGCACGTGCCCGACACGTCGCGCGTCAAGCACTTCAAGCTGACGCACACGGCTGGCGCGTATTGGCGCGGCGATTCGAAACGCCAGATGCTGCAACGCATCTATGGGACGGCGTTCTTCAAGAAGGAAGAATTGGACGCGCACCTCGCCCGCATCGAAGAAGCGAAGAAGCGCGACCATCGTTTGCTCGGCAAGCAGCTCGACCTGTTCATGATGCATCCGTTCGCGCCGGGCGCGGTGTTCTGGACGGAGCGGGGCACGGTGCTGTTCAACGCGGTCACCGATTTCATTCGCGAGCGCCAGCGCGACGATTTCCAAGAGATCAAGACGCCCCTCATGTACAACAAGGGGCTGTGGGAGATCTCGGGGCACTGGGGCAAGTACCGCGAGAACATGTTCCTGATTCTCGACAGCGAGACGAAGGAGCACGACTTCTCGCTGAAGCCCATGAACTGCCCGTCGCACTATTTGCTCTATCTCACGAAGAAGCACTCGTACCGCGAGCTGCCGCTTCGCTACGTGACGTTCGATGTGCTGCACCGGAACGAAGTGACCGGCGCGCTGTCGGGCCTCACACGCGTGCGCCAATTCCAGCAGGACGATTGCCACGTCTTCATCACCGAGGATCAGATCAAGGACGAGGTTCGCTTCCTCGTCGAGTTCATCCTCGCCTACTACGAGACGTTCGGTCTCACGGCGACCGTGCGGTTCGCCACGCGCCCCGAAGTCCGTATCGGCGACGACGCGTTGTGGGATCACGCCGAGTCGGCGCTGCGGTCGGCGCTCGACGCGACGGGCATGGTGTATGAGCTCAAGCCGGGCGACGGCGCTTTTTATGGTCCGAAGATTGATTTCGACGTGACCGACTCGATCGGCCGTGCGTGGCAGCTCGGTACGATCCAGCTCGACTACAACGCGCCGGAGCGTTTCGACCTCGAGTACGTCGGCGAGGACAACTCGACGCACCGCCCCGTCGTGATCCATCGCGCGGTGAGCGGTTCGCTCGAGCGCTTCATCGCGATCCTCACCGAACATTTCGCCGGCGCGTTCCCCGTCTGGCTCGCGCCGGAGCAGGTGCGCGTGCTACCGATCACCGACGACTACGCCGAATACGCGCGGAAGGTGCACACCGCCCTGCACGATGCGGGTGTCCGCTCGCACCTCGACGCGCGCGCCGAGACCCTCAAGTACCGCGTTGCCGAGGGCGCGCGCATGAAGGTGCCGTACATGCTGGTCGTCGGCCGGCGAGAAACGGAGCAGGGCACCGTCGCCGTCAACGTGCGCGGCGCGGGCAAAGAGCAAAAGCCGAACGCGATCCCGCTCGACGAGTTCGTGCGGCGGGTCGTGGAGGAGAACCGGTCCCGGTCACTGGTGCTCGCGGCGCACGCGTAACCGTTCGGCCACTATGCTATTTGGGAAAATTGAACGCAGATCCCGCAGACTTTGAAAAGCGATCCCGCAGATGAACAGCGAAAGAACAAATCGTTGTTTTGTCTGCGGGATTGCCGCTCAAGTCTGCGTCATCTGCGTCCACATGTTCTTGCCCTGATCAGGAGCCGGCCTCGGAAACCGTCGCTTATTCCGCCCGAATCGCGGTGACGGGATCCACGGCCAGGACTCGTCGTGCCGGCGCCACGCACGCGAGCAGCGACGTCGCGATGAGCACGGCGGCGCCGGCCCCGAACGACACACGGTCGAGCGGCGACACATTGAAGAGCAGCGTCGCCAACAAGTGCGTCGCCCAGTACGCGCCCGCGAGACCGAACGACGCGCCGAGCGCGGCGAGCGTCGCTCCGCGTGCGATGACCGTCCTCGCGATTGCCCCGGGCGTCGCGCCGAGCGCCACTCGAATCCCGATCTCGCGCGTGCGCTGCAGCACCGAGTACGCCATTACGCCGTACAGTCCAACGGCCGCGAGCACGATCGCGATCAGCGTGAACCCGCTGAGCAACAGCATGACGAACCGCGGCCTCGCCTGCGAGCCCGCCACGAGCGTCTCCATGCTGGCGACGAACGCCGACTGCATCCGCGGATCGAGCGCGCGCACCAACGATCGAACCGGTCCGGCCGGGTCGACGCTTCCGTCGGTTCGGAACATGATCGTCGGCGACGAGTCGCCGCTCCATGGGCTGTAGATCAGAGGCGCCGATGTTTCCGCGACCGGCCCGGTGAGCATCGCGTCCGAGACGACGCCGACCACCGTCATCCAATCGTCCATCGGCTTGCCCTCGTACACGAGGCGCAGTCGCTGCCCGACCGCCGATCCGGGCCTCCAATGCCGGAACGCGTAGCCGGCATTCACGACCACCTCGCGCGAGACTCGAGTGGTGTCGGTGAACGTCCGCCCCTCGACGAAGTGCATCCCCATCGTGCTGAAGTACGACGGCTCGACGCTGTTCATGTCCACCATGCCCTGCGTCGCGGCATCGGGCGGACGCTCACCCGACAGCTCGAGGGAGCCGACCCGCGTCGTGCGGCCGTAAGGCCCGACGGACGAGAGCGCGACGTCGCGGACGCCGGGCATCTGCCGCAGCCCCGCCACAATTTGCGAGGTAAACGCTTGCCGCGCGGTCGCGTCGGCATAGCGCGCGCGAGGCATGAAGACGCCGAGGCTGTAGAGCCGCGACGGCACGAACCCCACGTCCGTCCGTTGGAGATTCAGAATGCTTCGCAGCAGCAGCGCAGCGCCGACGACGAGCACCCCGGACAGCGCCATCTCGCTCACCACCAGCACCGAACGCAGCCGCTCGGCGCGCTTCGGCGTCGATCCCGAAAGACGCCCGCTCGTCAGTGTGTCGCCGGCCGAGCCGCGCGCGAATTGCAGGAGCCCGATCAGCGCGAACCCGACGCTGGTTAGCATCGCCGCCGCGACGGCGGCCAGCAGGGTCGTCGAGTCGAGTCGCGCGCCGCGAAGCTCCCACAGCTCCGTCGGGCGCGTGCGGACCATCACCGCGAGGGCCGCTTGACCGATCAACACACCAACGGCGCAGCCGCTGCCCGCGAGCACGAGGCTCTCAGTCACCAACTGCCGCCCAAGGCGCCCGCGTCCCGCGCCAAGCGCCGCTCGCACGGCGAACTCCCGCCGACGCGCGGCGCCACGGCTCAACACCAAGTGCGCGACGTTCGTGCACGCCACGAGCAGCACGAGGCCCACGGCCACGCACAACATGACGAGGGAGTCATGGAAGCTGACCGCCTTCGATGGACTCACGATCTGCGTGACCCAAGCGAGATTCTTCTGCCGTCCCAGCACTTCCGAGCGCGCCGCCAACGAGTCGAGCTCGCGCGCCGCGGCCGCCATCGGCATGTCTCGCTTCAATCGTCCGATCAGCGAAACGCCGACGGTGTTGTTCTCGGCGTCGAGCGGCAGCCAGACATCCGGTTCCCCGCCGGCCGCTAACGGCATGCGCAGCGACGCCGGCATCACGCCGATGATCGTGTAGAGCGAGTCATCCAGCGTGATGGCTCGACCAATCACGCGATCGTCGCCACCGAATCGCCCCCGCCACAGAGCCTCGGCGAGAAGCACGACGTGAGCGTGGTCGTGTTGCTCTTCGGCCGAAAAATTCCGTCCGCGGAGCGGATGTTGCCCCGCGAGCGACGCGAACGACGATGAGACCCAGCTCCCCGACAACTGTGAGGGATCGCCCAGCGTCTTCATCATCGTGACGCCGGCGTGATACGCCTCCAGACTCTCGAGCGATCGGTTGTGCTCTTTCCAAAAGCGCACGAGAGGTGGGGGCGCCGACAGCTGAGCGAAACTCGAAGTGCCCGCGCTGGCGGTGCGCTCGCGCAGCGCCACGAACACGACGCGATCCGCGTCGCGATAAGGGAGTGCGTGCAGCAGCAGCCGGCTCGCCACGCTGAACACCGCCGTCGCCGCGCCGATACCGAGTGCGAGCGTGATCACGGCGACCGCCGTCCACCCCTTCTGCCGCTTCAGCGTTCTGAGCGTGAACGCCAAATCCTGCCGCAGGTCGTCGAACACCTCGGTTCGTCGCATGACGCGCTCCCGGTGTTCCGCGGCCTTCAACAAGCGCGCGCGGGAATCGTTCAGTGCTCCTCCTCCGAATCGACGCACCGCTTCGGCGTAGGCCTCGGCCGGCGCACGGCCTTCGGCCAAGAGTTGCTCGGC
It encodes:
- the thrS gene encoding threonine--tRNA ligase; the encoded protein is MTDTDFPTHPMIEQTAPPSSPPSSNGDALTLTLPDGSTRHVSRGTLPADVVRSIGERLLQAAVAVEVDGQIQDLATPLRAGGSFRVLTDRDATSLSVLRHSAAHMLATAVRRLRPDAKIGFGPAIDDGFYYDFEVAEPFTPEDLASFENEMRKVSAEKYPFVREEVNRAEAQRRFVDDPLKLERLSELRDDEIISTYTDGPFIDLCRGPHVPDTSRVKHFKLTHTAGAYWRGDSKRQMLQRIYGTAFFKKEELDAHLARIEEAKKRDHRLLGKQLDLFMMHPFAPGAVFWTERGTVLFNAVTDFIRERQRDDFQEIKTPLMYNKGLWEISGHWGKYRENMFLILDSETKEHDFSLKPMNCPSHYLLYLTKKHSYRELPLRYVTFDVLHRNEVTGALSGLTRVRQFQQDDCHVFITEDQIKDEVRFLVEFILAYYETFGLTATVRFATRPEVRIGDDALWDHAESALRSALDATGMVYELKPGDGAFYGPKIDFDVTDSIGRAWQLGTIQLDYNAPERFDLEYVGEDNSTHRPVVIHRAVSGSLERFIAILTEHFAGAFPVWLAPEQVRVLPITDDYAEYARKVHTALHDAGVRSHLDARAETLKYRVAEGARMKVPYMLVVGRRETEQGTVAVNVRGAGKEQKPNAIPLDEFVRRVVEENRSRSLVLAAHA
- a CDS encoding ABC transporter permease; this encodes MIRDGIRRAFALALRGGRRDRWEREVEDEIQLHLMLRAEQLLAEGRAPAEAYAEAVRRFGGGALNDSRARLLKAAEHRERVMRRTEVFDDLRQDLAFTLRTLKRQKGWTAVAVITLALGIGAATAVFSVASRLLLHALPYRDADRVVFVALRERTASAGTSSFAQLSAPPPLVRFWKEHNRSLESLEAYHAGVTMMKTLGDPSQLSGSWVSSSFASLAGQHPLRGRNFSAEEQHDHAHVVLLAEALWRGRFGGDDRVIGRAITLDDSLYTIIGVMPASLRMPLAAGGEPDVWLPLDAENNTVGVSLIGRLKRDMPMAAAARELDSLAARSEVLGRQKNLAWVTQIVSPSKAVSFHDSLVMLCVAVGLVLLVACTNVAHLVLSRGAARRREFAVRAALGAGRGRLGRQLVTESLVLAGSGCAVGVLIGQAALAVMVRTRPTELWELRGARLDSTTLLAAVAAAMLTSVGFALIGLLQFARGSAGDTLTSGRLSGSTPKRAERLRSVLVVSEMALSGVLVVGAALLLRSILNLQRTDVGFVPSRLYSLGVFMPRARYADATARQAFTSQIVAGLRQMPGVRDVALSSVGPYGRTTRVGSLELSGERPPDAATQGMVDMNSVEPSYFSTMGMHFVEGRTFTDTTRVSREVVVNAGYAFRHWRPGSAVGQRLRLVYEGKPMDDWMTVVGVVSDAMLTGPVAETSAPLIYSPWSGDSSPTIMFRTDGSVDPAGPVRSLVRALDPRMQSAFVASMETLVAGSQARPRFVMLLLSGFTLIAIVLAAVGLYGVMAYSVLQRTREIGIRVALGATPGAIARTVIARGATLAALGASFGLAGAYWATHLLATLLFNVSPLDRVSFGAGAAVLIATSLLACVAPARRVLAVDPVTAIRAE